The Malus domestica chromosome 13, GDT2T_hap1 genome includes a window with the following:
- the LOC103452693 gene encoding uncharacterized protein isoform X4 yields MKIEQVTRRAQEQFQMVLEEQSRFALDIDLDAPKVRVPIRTCGSSKCDSHFLLDFGHFTLHTKDSQHGEQRQNLYSRFFITGRDIAAFFVDCGSDCQSCTLDVPDYDYHPLLSPTPDNVENCYSLIDRCGMAVLVDQIIVPHPSYPSMRISIQVPNLGIHFSPSRFQRLMKLLNIFCGTLETCNASQPALDDFQAETPWSLSDLSTEARILAWRGIGNSVATWQLCYLVLSGINLYVLESEKSQSHQRHTSMAGRQVYEVPPANIGGSLFCVAVSYRGMDNQKTLESPTTLIIEFRAEHEKDIWLKGLIQATYQASAPPSVNVLGETSDPVTDYGETQTMNSKTADLVINGALVETKIFIYGKTGDKVDEERCETLILEVLANGGKLHMIRWEGDLTLKMKLHSLKIKDELQVRLSTTPQYLACSVLNIDDLVSSPGIVDPHMKEMSALLHEDDDTFTDALPDFMSISDTGLGSQIMDMDTCATTEDVNDDTGFATPQAIIHEKKLVKEKVISGEIFYEADGGDNSNFVSVTFLTRSPSSPDYDGIDTQMNLRMSKLEFFCNRPTLVALIDFGLDLSCVYDVEGSADMTKVPDDKPLMNKEKNDESVKGLLGYGKGRVVFYLNMNVDNVTVFLNKEDGSSFAMFVQESFLLDLKVHPSSLSIEGTLGNFRLHDMSLGTDHCWAWLCDIRNPGVESLIKFKFNSYSAEDDDYEGYDYSLCGRLSAVRIIFLYRFVQEITEYFMELATPHTEEAIKLVDKVGGFEWLIQKYEIDGATALKLDLSLDTPIIIVPRNSTSKDFIQLDLGQLKVTNEFSWYGSPEKDPSAVHIDVLHAEILGISMSVGIDGCLGKSMIREGKGLDVYVRRSLRDVFKKVPTFALEVKVGLLHGVMSDKEYKVILDCACMNLCEEPKLPPSFRGGKSGSMDTMRLLADKVNMNSQLLLSKTVTIVAVVIDNALLELYNGIHAESPFAQIAIEGLWVMYRMTSLSETDLYITIPKFSVVDIRPNTKPEMRLMLGSSADDSKQVSSGSLPLSLNKGSFRKTDSDAGFSHVDLPISTMFLMDYRWRKSSQSFVVRVQQPRVLVVADFLLAVGEFFVPALRTITGREEVMDPTNDLIGKSCSIVFSGPIYKQIEDVVHLSPSRQLVADCLHIDEYIYDGCGKTIHLSEETDTKYLHSTRPHPIIIIGCGKKLRFMNVKIENGSILRKYTHLSNDSSYSLSFEDGVDITLLDSYSSDEDKKSLEDTHKSSDTSNISSDSESDPNVIPSFSFEAQVVSPEFTFYDSSKSCLDDSYGEKLLRAKLDFSFMYASKENDTWVRALVKDLTVEAGSGLIVLDPVDISGGYTSVKDKTNMSLLSTDVCFHLSLSVVSLILNLQTQATSALQFGNSMPLAGCTNFDRIWVSPKENGSCYNLTFWRPRAPSNYVILGDCVTSRPVPPSQAVMAVSNAYGRVRQPIGFNLIGLFSTIQGFGGGDSDVGSDCSLWMPVAPPGYIALGCLANIGKEQPPNHIVYCLRSDLVTSTTYSECLFSSPSNPHFASGFSIWRVENVLGSFHAHSSTECPSEDNCCNLNHLLLWNWNRQQSGPTESASNLAVDNKYASHQTRNQTGNSSRWDIVRSISKANNCFMSTPNFERIWWDKGSDLRQPVSIWRPIARCGYAILGDCITEGLEPPAVGIIFKADDPEVSAKPVQFTKVAHIVGKGFDEVFFWYPLAPPGYASLGCIVSRTGEAPCVDIICCPRIDFVNQANILEAPISRSLTSKGSQCWSVWRVENQASTLLARADLKKPSSRLAYAIGDSLKPKTRENITAEVKLRCFSLTVLDSLCGMMKPLFDTTITNIKLATHGRLEAMNAVLISSIAASTFNTQLEAWEPLVEPFDGIFKFETYDTNVHSPSKFGKTVRIAATSILNLNVSAANLETFIGSVLSWKRQLELEQKAMKINEEAGGLCGQGEDQTLFALDEDDFQTVIVENKLGCETYVKRVEENSDRVDRLHHGDYISIWVPPPRFSDRFNVVDESKEARYYVAIQIHKAKDLPIIDDGNSHNFFCALRLVVDSQATDQQKLFPQSARTKCVKPAVSEFNNLNEGTAEWNELFIFEVPRKGPAKVEVELTNLAAKAGKGEVVGALSFSVGQGANVLRKMASVRVFHQGHDVQNVVSHPLRGRVRHNSTEDMDECGCLLVSTSYFERKTTPSFQRDLEAENVTDRDIGFSVGLGPDGVWQNIRSLLPLSVVPKWLQNDFMALEVVVKNGKKHAIFRGLATVVNETDVKLKISVCHASRIQGRDSSLRRSDSINPGSSFILPWRSTSSDSDQCLQICPSVDHPQPPYSWGSLAAVGTGYTYGKDLTIIDQVSLSRQYTSKQENNLQNVTFKLNQLEKKDILLCCTSTINKQFWLSVGADASALHTELNAPVYDWKISVHSPMKLENRLSCPAEFTIWERTRDGKCVERQHGMISSRGGVHIYSADIQKPLYLTLFVEGGWVLEKDPVLLLNLYSNDHVSSFWMVHQKSKRRLRVSIEREMGGTTVAPKTIKFFVPYWITNDSSISLAYRVVEVEPSDNADTDSLMLSRAVKSATPALRSPTNSRDRKHSATRRNIQVLEVIEDTSPVPNMLSPQDYASRSGASLFPSQKDVYLSSRVGLSVAMHHSEIYSPGISLFELEKKERLDVKVFSSDGSYYKLSARLSMTSDRTKVVHFQPHTLFINRVGYRLCLQQCDSQSVAWIHPTDSPKPFYWHSSAKVELLKVRVDDYKWSAPFSVSSEGVMRVCLKKDDGNDQLQFRIAVRSGAKNSSYEVVFRPNSSISPYRIENRSMFLPIRIRQVDGTNDSWKVLLPNTAASFLWEDLGRRRLLEILVEGEDPLKSGKYDIDEISDHQPIHLGNVPSKALRVTVIKEEKVNVIKISDWMPEIDPSGILSTSHTSPLSQLSIQQQSPVIADCEFHVIIELAELGISIIDHTPEEILYLSVQNLVCAYSTGLGSGISRFKLRMRGIQLDNQLPLSPTPVLFRPQKVGDDTDYILKVSITMQSNGSLDLCVYPYIGLQGPENSAFLVNIHEPIIWRLHEMIQQVNLSRLSDTQTTAVSVDPIIEIGVLSISEVRFKVSMAMSPSQRPRGVLGFWASLMTALGNTENMPVRIYQKFNENVCMRQSSMISIAISNAQKDLLGQPLQLLSGVDILGNASSALGHMSKGMAALSFDKKFIQSRQRKESKGVEDFGDVLREGGGALAKGLFRGVTGILTKPLEGAKNSGVEGFVQGVGKGLIGAAAQPVSGVLDLLSKTTEGANAMRMKIASAITSDEQLLRKRLPRVIGGDNLIRPYDGYKAQGQAILQLAESGSFFLQVDLFKVRGKFALSDAYEDHSLLRKGKILLVTHRRVILLQQPFNVAQKKFNPARDPCSVLWDVLWDDLVIMEKSYGKKDHPKSPPSRVILYLQDKSEMKEQVRIIKCLRDTPQALDVYSSIERAMNTYGPNKPKQMLKKSMTLPYAPFVDNASAEATSKEPGSPRQVPASIPRSSTFGSRFN; encoded by the exons ATGAAAATTGAGCAAGTGACTCGTAGAGCACAGGAGCAATTTCAAATGGTATTAGAAGAACAAAGCAG GTTTGCTCTTGATATCGACTTAGACGCTCCAAAAGTAAGGGTTCCTATCAGAACTTGTGGCTCTTCCAAATGTGATAGCCATTTTCTTTTggattttggtcatttcacgcTGCACACCAAG GATAGTCAGCATGGTGAACAGAGGCAGAACTTATATTCTCGGTTTTTTATAACTGGAAGAGATATTGCTGCCTTTTTTGTGGATTGCGGTTCTGACTGCCAAAGTTGCACTTTGGATGTACCAGATTATGATTATCACCCGCTTTTATCTCCTACCCCTGACAATGTTGAGAATTGCTATTCTCTGATAGATAGGTGTGGAATGGCTGTACTTGTTGATCAG ATCATAGTGCCCCATCCAAGTTACCCGTCAATGCGCATCTCAATTCAAGTGCCAAACCTTGGGATTCACTTTTCACCATCGAGATTCCAGAGGCTCATGAAATTGTTAAACATATTCTGTGGTACATTGGAAACTTGCAATGCCAGTCAGCCTGCTCTTGATGATTTTCAAGCAGAAACTCCATGGAGTTTGTCAGATCTTTCTACAGAAGCTAGAATTTTAGCATGGAGG GGGATTGGCAATTCTGTGGCTACCTGGCAACTATGTTATCTTGTGTTGTCTGGAATAAATCTTTATGTGCTGGAATCTGAAAAGTCACAGAGTCACCAGCGACACACAAG CATGGCTGGTCGACAAGTATATGAGGTTCCCCCAGCAAACATTGGTGGTTCACTGTTTTGTGTCGCTGTAAGTTACAGGGGAATGGACAATCAAAAG ACTTTGGAGTCTCCTACTACCTTGATTATAGAGTTTCGGGCTGAGCATGAGAAGGACATTTGGTTGAAAGGGCTTATACAAGCTACATATCAAGCTTCT GCTCCTCCATCAGTTAATGTATTGGGAGAAACAAGCGATCCCGTTACTGACTATGGTGAAACCCAGACTATGAATTCAAAAACAGCTGACCTTGTTATTAATGGGGCACTGGTGGAGACAAAGATATTCATATATGGAAAG ACTGGTGATAAAGTTGATGAAGAACGTTGCGAGACTCTTATTCTTGAGGTTCTTGCCAATGGTGGAAAG TTGCACATGATTCGCTGGGAAGGCGACCTGACACTTAAGATGAAACTGCACTCTTTAAAAATCAAAGATGAGCTTCAAGTTCGTCTATCAACAACCCCCCAGTATTTAGCTTGCTCCGTGCTAAACATCGACGATCTAGTTTCTTCTCCTGGCATAGTTGATCCACACATGAAAGAAATGTCTGCTTTGCTTCATGAGGATGATGATACTTTTACAGATGCTTTGCCAGATTTTATGTCTATCTCAGATACAGGCTTAGGTTCACAAATAATGGATATGGATACATGTGCAACCACTGAGGATGTCAATGATGATACTGGATTTGCAACTCCACAGGCCATaattcatgaaaaaaaattggttaaGGAAAAGGTCATTTCTGGTGAGATATTTTATGAGGCGGATGGCGGTGataattcaaattttgtttctgtTACCTTCTTGACTCGGAGTCCTAGCTCGCCTGATTATGATGGTATTGATACGCAG ATGAATCTCCGCATGTCAAAATTGGAGTTCTTTTGCAACAGACCCACTCTTGTTGCTTTGATTGATTTTGGCCTGGATTTAAGCTGTGTGTATGACGTGGAAGGTAGCGCAGACATGACTAAGGTTCCAGATGATAAACCTTTGATGAACAAAGAAAAGAATGACGAAAGTGTCAAAGGGTTGCTGGGTTATGGTAAAGGTCGTGTAGTATTTTATTTAAACATGAATGTTGACAATGTGACTGTGTTTCTTAACAAAGAGGATGGCTCTTCATTTGCAATGTTTGTGCAAGAAAGTTTCCTGCTGGATCTTAAG gTCCACCCAAGTTCTCTTTCCATTGAAGGTACCCTAGGAAATTTTAGACTCCATGATATGTCTCTTGGAACAGATCACTGTTGGGCTTGGCTTTGTGATATACGTAATCCAGGTGTTGAATCCCTTATCAAG TTCAAATTTAACTCCTATAGTGCTGAAGATGATGACTATGAAGGATATGATTACAGTTTGTGTGGCCGACTTTCTGCTGTCCGCATCATTTTTCTCTATAGGTTTGTTCAGGAG ATAACAGAATACTTTATGGAACTTGCCACCCCACATACCGAAGAGGCAATAAAACTTGTTGACAAAGTTGGAGGCTTTGAGTGGCTAATTCAGAAATATGAGATTGATGGAGCTACAGCGTTGAAGCTGGACCTGTCACTTGATACTCCAATAATCATTGTTCCCAGGAATTCAACAAGCAAAGA TTTCATTCAACTTGATCTGGGCCAGCTAAAAGTCACAAATGAGTTTAGTTGGTATGGTTCCCCTGAGAAAGATCCTTCAGCTGTCCATATTGATGTCCTTCATGCTGAG ATCCTGGGGATCAGCATGTCTGTAGGAATTGATGGTTGCTTAGGCAAATCAATGATACGAGAAGGCAAAGGACTTGATGTTTACGTGAGGAGAAGTTTGAGGGATGTCTTCAAAAAAGTTCCAACATTTGCTCTTGAAGTGAAG GTTGGCTTATTGCACGGTGTCATGTCTGACAAAGAATATAAAGTCATTCTGGACTGTGCATGCATGAACTTATGCGAAGAGCCAAAGCTTCCCCCTAGTTTCCGTGGTGGTAAATCTGGTTCGATGGATACAATGAGACTGCTGGCTGATAAGGTCAACATGAACAGTCAACTCCTACTATCAAAAACTGTTACCATAGTGGCAGTTGTAATTGATAATGCCCTATTGGAATTGTATAACGGCATTCATGCTGAGTCTCCTTTTGCTCAAATTGCT ATCGAAGGTCTTTGGGTAATGTATCGGATGACTTCATTGTCAGAGACAGATCTCTACATAACCATTCCAAAATTTTCTGTTGTTGACATTCGCCCCAATACAAAACCTGAAATGCGCCTAATGCTTGGATCATCCGCTGATGATTCCAAACAAGTTTCTTCTGGAAGTTTGCCCCTTTCCTTAAATAAGGGGAGCTTTAGAAAAACAGACTCTGATGCTGGATTTTCTCATGTGGATTTACCAATATCAACAATGTTCTTGATGGACTATAGATGGCGCAAATCTTCCCAATCATTTGTGGTTAGGGTTCAGCAACCTCGAGTTCTTGTTGTAGCTGATTTCCTTCTGGCTGTGGGTGAGTTTTTTGTGCCTGCATTGCGAACTATAACTGGTAGAGAGGAAGTGATGGATCCTACAAATGATCTTATTGGTAAAAGCTGTAGCATAGTATTCTCTGGACCTATTTACAAACAGATAGAAGATGTGGTGCACTTGTCTCCAAGTAGACAGTTAGTGGCAGATTGTTTGCACATTGATGAATACATATATGATGGATGTGGAAAGACCATCCATTTGAGTGAGGAAACGGACACAAAATATCTTCATTCAACTAGGCCTCATCCCATTATTATAATTGGGTGTGGAAAGAAGTTGCGATTTATGAATGTCAAAATTGAG AATGGTTCTATTTTAAGGAAGTACACACATTTGAGTAATGATAGCAGCTACTCGCTATCTTTTGAGGATGGTGTGGACATCACGTTGCTGGACAGTTACTCATCTGATGAGGACAAGAAGAGTCTAGAAGACACTCATAAATCATCAGACACCTCAAATATTTCTTCGGATTCTGAAAGTGATCCAAATGTGATCCCTAGTTTCAGTTTTGAAGCACAG GTAGTTTCTCCTGAGTTTACCTTCTATGATTCTTCAAAGTCTTGTCTGGATGATTCATATGGTGAAAAGCTTCTCCGTGCAAAGTTGGATTTTAGCTTCAT GTATGCATCCAAAGAAAATGATACCTGGGTTCGAGCCCTGGTGAAAGATCTTACAGTTGAGGCTGGTTCTGGTCTTATTGTTCTTGATCCAGTGGATATATCAGGGGGTTACACTTCTGTGAAGGACAAAACAAATATGTCTTTGTTATCAACTGATGTTTGCTTCCATCTTTCACTGAGTGTTGTTTCTCTTATACTTAATTTGCAAACCCAGGCAACATCAGCATTGCAATTCGGAAATTCTATGCCACTGGCTGGATGTACCAATTTTGATCGAATTTGGGTGTCCCCGAAAG AAAATGGTTCCTGTTACAACCTTACCTTTTGGAGGCCTCGAGCACCTTCAAATTATGTTATACTGGGAGATTGTGTGACATCAAG GCCAGTTCCTCCTTCACAGGCAGTAATGGCAGTGAGTAATGCATATGGGCGTGTGCGTCAACCAATTGGTTTTAATCTCATAGGCTTGTTCTCTACTATTCAAGGATTTGGTGGGGGGGATTCTGATGTTGGTAGTGATTGTTCTCTTTGGATGCCCGTAGCACCACCCGGATACATAGCATTGGGTTGTCTAGCAAATATAGGGAAAGAGCAGCCACCTAATCATATAGTTTATTGCCTACGTTCTGATCTTGTTACTTCAACAACATATTCAGAATGCTTATTTTCTTCTCCATCAAATCCTCATTTTGCATCTGGATTTAGCATCTGGCGCGTAGAGAATGTTCTTGGATCATTTCATGCCCATTCTTCTACCGAATGCCCTTCTGAAGACAATTGTTGTAACCtcaatcatcttcttctttggaATTGGAATCGGCAACAATCTGGTCCTACAGAATCTGCCTCAAATTTGGCTGTTGACAATAAGTATGCAAGTCACCAAACCAGAAACCAGACTGGAAATTCTTCTCGATGGGATATAGTCAGATCAATTTCAAAGGCAAATAATTGTTTTATGTCGACCCCCAACTTTGAGAGAATCTGGTGGGACAAGGGTAGTGACCTCCGCCAACCAGTCTCAATATGGCGGCCCATCGCGCGTTGTGGCTATGCTATATTGGGTGATTGCATAACCGAAGG CTTAGAACCTCCAGCTGTGGGCATAATTTTTAAGGCTGATGATCCTGAAGTATCTGCGAAACCTGTACAATTTACTAAAGTTGCCCACATTGTAGGGAAAGGTTTCGATGAAGTATTCTTTTGGTACCCACTTGCTCCGCCTGGTTATGCATCTCTTGGATGCATAGTCTCCAGGACGGGTGAAGCCCCATGTGTTGATATAATTTGTTGCCCTAGGATAGATTTTGTTAACCAAGCTAATATTCTTGAGGCGCCAATTTCAAGATCTTTGACTTCAAAGGGATCTCAGTGCTGGAGCGTTTGGAGAGTTGAAAATCAG GCCTCCACTTTGCTTGCACGGGCTGATTTGAAAAAACCATCAAGCAGATTGGCTTATGCTATTGGTGATTCCTTGAAGCCAAAGACTAGGGAAAATATAACAGCAGAGGTGAAGCTGAGATGCTTCTCTTTAACTGTTCTAGACAGCTTATGTGGAATG ATGAAACCACTATTTGACACAACAATCACCAATATCAAGCTTGCAACACATGGCCGACTGGAGGCTATGAATGCAGTACTGATTTCCTCTATTGCTGCATCAACATTCAATACTCAATTAGAAGCGTGGGAGCCACTTGTGGAGCCTTTCGATGGAATATTCAA GTTTGAAACTTATGATACTAATGTGCACTCGCCATCAAAATTTGGGAAGACAGTGCGTATTGCTGCCACCAGTATCCTTAATTTAAATGTCAGTGCTGCAAACCTTGAAACTTTTATTGGGAGTGTTCTTTCGTGGAAAAGACAATTAGAACTTGAACAGAAAGCAATGAAGATAAATGAG GAAGCTGGTGGTCTATGTGGACAAGGAGAGGACCAGACTCTCTTTGCGTTGGATGAAGATGACTTTCAGACTGTAATTGTAGAGAATAAACTTGGGTGTGAGACATATGTGAAAAGAGTTGAGGAAAACTCAGACAGAGTGGACCGGTTACATCATGGTGACTACATTTCCATATGGGTGCCGCCTCCAAGGTTTTCTGATAGGTTCAATGTTGTAGATGAATCTAAGGAAGCACGTTATTATGTTGCTATACAGATACACAAAGCCAAG GATTTACCTATTATAGATGATGGTAACAGCCATAATTTCTTCTGTGCCTTGCGCCTTGTTGTTGATAGTCAAGCAACAGATCAACAAAAACTTTTTCCTCAAAGTGCAAGGACAAAATGTGTTAAGCCTGCAGTTTCAGAATTCAATAACTTGAATGAAGGCACCGCGGAATGGAATGAACTTTTCATATTTGAAGTTCCCCGGAAG GGCCCAGCTAAAGTGGAAGTGGAGCTGACAAACCTTGCAGCAAAAGCAGGAAAGG GGGAAGTTGTGGGTGCACTCTCATTTTCTGTTGGGCAAGGTGCAAATGTGTTGAGGAAAATGGCTTCAGTTAGGGTGTTTCATCAAGGTCATGATGTTCAGAACGTAGTATCACATCCACTAAGGGGCAGG GTTCGACATAACAGTACCGAAGACATGGATGAATGTGGATGCCTGCTGGTTTCAACTTCTTATTTCGAGAGGAAAACAACTCCAAGTTTTCAAAGGGATCTGGAGGCTGAAAATGTAACCGATAGAGACATAGGTTTCTCTGTTGGACTTGGCCCGGATGGTGTTTGGCAGAACATTCGGTCACTGCTTCCATTGTCAGTTGTCCCAAAATGGTTACAGAATGATTTCATGGCGTTGGAAGTTGTTGTGAAAAATGGCAAGAAGCATGCAATATTCAGGGGTCTTGCAACAGTTGTAAATGAGACTGATGTTAAGTTGAAAATTTCAGTCTGTCATGCATCTCGAATTCAAGGTCGTGATTCCTCTCTAAGAAGAAGTGATAGCATAAATCCTGGGAGTTCTTTTATTTTGCCTTGGAGAAGTACATCTAGTGATTCTGACCAGTGCTTACAAATATGTCCTTCCGTTGATCATCCTCAGCCTCCATATTCATGGGGTTCTCTCGCGGCAGTGGGTACTGGTTATACATATGGAAAGGACCTGACTATTATAGATCAGGTTTCACTTTCTAGACAATATACTTCAAAGCAGGAAAATAATTTGCAAAATGTTACTTTCAAGTTGAATCAGCTTGAGAAGAAGGATATACTTTTGTGTTGTACTAGTACCATAAACAAACAGTTTTGGCTTAGTGTCGGGGCGGATGCCTCGGCGCTTCATACTGAACTGAATGCACCTGTTTATGACTGGAAAATATCTGTCCATTCTCCTATGAAGTTGGAAAATCGCCTTTCCTGTCCAGCTGAATTCACAATCTGGGAAAGAACAAGAGATGGAAAATGCGTTGAACGACAGCATGGTATGATCTCTTCACGTGGGGGTGTACATATATATTCAGCGGACATTCAGAAACCTTTGTATCTAACGTTGTTTGTCGAGGGTGGTTGGGTCCTGGAGAAG GACCCCGTTCTtcttttgaatctttattccaATGACCATGTCTCGTCATTCTGGATGGTTCACCAGAAAAGTAAAAG GAGACTGCGCGTGAGTATTGAACGTGAGATGGGAGGAACCACTGTTGCAcccaaaacaataaaattttttGTTCCCTACTGGATTACTAATGATTCATCTATTTCTTTGGCATATCGAGTGGTAGAAGTAGAACCTTCAGACAATGCAGATACGGACTCTCTAATGCTTTCCAGGGCAGTCAAGTCTGCAACACCAGCCTTGAGAAGTCCCACAAACTCTAGGGACAGGAAGCATTCTGCCACAAGGAGAAACATTCAAGTACTTGAAGTTATTGAGGACACTAGTCCTGTTCCTAACATGCTTTCTCCACAAGATTATGCTAGCCGTAGTGGGGCTTCGCTGTTTCCATCTCAAAAAGATGTGTATTTGTCCTCACGAGTGGGGCTTTCTGTTGCCATGCATCATTCAGAAATTTACAGTCCTGGGATATCCCTTTTTGaactggaaaagaag GAAAGGCTTGATGTAAAAGTCTTCAGTTCAGATGGATCTTATTACAAGCTTTCAGCGAGACTGAGCATGACCTCAGACAGAACAAAG GTTGTCCACTTCCAGCCCCACACCTTGTTTATTAATAGAGTTGGTTACAGACTCTGCCTGCAACAGTGTGATTCTCAGTCCGTGGCATGGATTCATCCCACGGACTCTCCAAAGCCCTTTTATTGGCATTCTAGTGCCAAAGTCGAATTGTTGAAG GTGCGGGTGGATGATTACAAATGGAGTGCACCATTTAGTGTTTCTAGTGAAGGTGTCATGCGTGTTTGCTTGAAGAAGGATGACGGAAATGATCAACTTCAATTTCGAATAGCTGTAAGAAGTGGAGCTAAGAACTCAAGCTATGAAGTTGTTTTCCGTCCAAACTCTTCCATTAGTCCTTACAG GATTGAAAACCGTTCCATGTTTTTACCCATCCGAATTCGGCAAGTGGACGGTACCAACGATTCATGGAAAGTTCTTCTTCCCAATACAGCAGCTTCCTTTTTATGGGAAGATCTTGGCAGAAGACGTTTATTAGAGATCCTGGTTGAGGGAGAAGACCCATTAAAATCAGGAAAGTATGATATTGATGAGATTTCTGATCACCAACCCATTCATCTGGGAAATGTGCCTTCTAAAGCTTTACGTGTTACTGTAATAAAAGAAGAGAAAGTGAATGTCATCAAGATCAGTGACTGGATGCCAGAAATTGATCCTTCTGGAATCTTGAGTACAAGCCACACATCGCCTCTGTCTCAGCTTTCTATACAGCAACAATCACCGGTGATCGCTGATTGTGAGTTTCATGTTATCATTGAGCTTGCTGAGCTTGGGATATCCATTATTGACCATACACCCGAAGAAATCTTGTACCTTTCGGTCCAGAATCTTGTGTGTGCATATTCAACTGGCTTAGGTTCAGGAATCAGTAG gttcaaactTAGAATGCGGGGGATACAATTGGATAACCAGTTGCCCCTTAGTCCAACTCCAGTTCTTTTTAGACCTCAGAAAGTTGGAGATGATACTGACTATATCTTGAAAGTTTCAATCACAATGCAATCAAATGGGTCACTAGATCTATGTGTCTATCCATATATCGGTCTCCAg GGACCTGAAAACTCTGCctttttggtaaacattcatgAGCCAATCATTTGGCGCCTTCATGAGATGATTCAGCAGGTCAACCTCAGTCGGTTGTCTGATACTCAAACAACTGCTGTTTCTGTTGATCCGATTATTGAAATTGG AGTTCTTAGCATTTCAGAGGTTCGATTCAAAGTGTCAATGGCTATGTCACCTAGTCAGCGGCCAAGAGGTGTCCTTGGCTTTTGGGCATCCTTGATGACTGCATTGGGGAACACTGAGAATATGCCA GTGAGGATATACCAAAAGTTTAATGAGAACGTGTGCATGAGGCAGAGTTCAATGATTAGTATTGCTATTTCAAACGCTCAAAAGGATCTTTTAGGCCAACCTCTTCAACTGCTATCTGGTGTTGACATATTGGGCAATGCAAGCAGTGCCCTTGGACATATGAGCAAGGGCATGGCTGCCTTATCATTTGATAAGAAGTTCATTCAAAGCCGACAGCGAAAG GAAAGCAAGGGTGTAGAGGACTTTGGTGATGTTCTCAGAGAGGGAGGTGGAGCATTGGCAAAAGGCCTCTTTAGAGGAGTTACTGGCATATTGACAAAGCCGCTTGAAGGTGCAAAAAATTCTGGTGTTGAGGGTTTTGTCCAAGGTGTTGGGAAAGGATTAATAGGTGCAGCTGCACAACCAGTGAGCGGGGTTCTAGATCTTCTGTCAAAAACTACTGAGGGTGCCAATGCGATGAGAATGAAGATAGCATCAGCAATAACTTCTGATGAGCAACTCCTCCGCAAAAGGCTGCCTCGTGTAATCGGTGGTGATAATTTGATTCGACCATATGATGGGTACAAAGCACAGGGACAG GCTATATTGCAGCTGGCGGAATCAGGCTCATTTTTCCTCCAGGTTGATCTGTTTAAAGTACGTGGGAAGTTTGCTCTATCAGATGCTTATGAAGATCACTCTTTACTACGCAAAGGAAAAATTCTTCTAGTCACTCATCGAAGAGTGATACTGTTGCAA CAACCCTTCAATGTAGCTCAGAAGAAGTTCAACCCTGCTAGGGATCCGTGTTCTGTATTGTGGGATGTACTTTGGGATGACCTGGTGATAATGGAAAAGTCGTACGGGAAAAAGGACCATCCAAAATCTCCACCTTCACGGGTCATTCTTTATTTACAAGATAAATCAGAGATGAAGGAACAGGTTCGTATCATAAAGTGCCTCCGTGATACCCCCCAAGCACTTGACGTGTACTCATCAATTGAACGAGCAATGAACACTTATGGACCAAACAAACCAAAG CAAATGCTGAAAAAGAGTATGACATTGCCATATGCACCATTTGTCGATAACGCCAGTGCTGAAGCTACATCAAAAGAACCAGGGTCACCCCGACAGGTGCCGGCATCTATTCCTCGTAGTTCAACTTTTGGCAGCCGCTTCAACTGA